A genomic stretch from Thauera sp. GDN1 includes:
- a CDS encoding restriction endonuclease — MPIPDYQTLMLPLLRLAGDGGEHRFRDAVEYLAAQFGLTDAERGELLPSGTAPIFDNRVGWARTYLKQAGLIKSVKRGIFRITESGVELLARAPDRIDTSTLERYEAFLAFRNRRRERGEGETREQAEAVNEDLTPEDALAAAYQKLRKSLEADLLDQVKASSPAFFERLVIDLLVSMGYGGSRRDAGRAIGKSGDGGIDGIIKEDKLGLDAIYIQAKRWEGTVGRPEIQKFAGALQGQRATKGVFITTSNFSREAEEYASIINTKIILLDGERLATLMVDHNVGVSMLGVYELKKVDSDYFEGD; from the coding sequence ATGCCGATTCCCGACTACCAAACGCTAATGCTCCCTTTGCTGCGCCTCGCCGGTGATGGCGGGGAACACCGTTTTCGTGATGCAGTGGAGTACTTGGCTGCACAGTTCGGATTGACGGATGCCGAGCGCGGCGAACTTCTTCCGAGTGGTACTGCGCCTATTTTCGATAACCGAGTGGGCTGGGCAAGGACCTACCTCAAGCAGGCTGGTCTGATTAAGTCGGTAAAGCGGGGCATCTTCAGGATCACTGAGTCCGGGGTTGAGCTACTTGCCCGAGCGCCGGATCGAATTGATACCTCGACGCTTGAGCGCTACGAGGCTTTCCTGGCATTTCGCAATCGAAGACGCGAACGAGGCGAAGGCGAAACGCGCGAGCAGGCTGAAGCTGTGAACGAAGATCTCACTCCGGAGGATGCGCTTGCCGCGGCCTATCAAAAGCTCCGGAAGAGTCTCGAAGCCGACCTGCTTGATCAGGTAAAAGCCTCATCACCGGCGTTTTTTGAACGGCTGGTGATCGATCTGCTTGTATCGATGGGTTACGGTGGTTCGCGGCGTGATGCTGGTCGAGCCATTGGCAAGAGTGGTGATGGTGGCATTGACGGCATCATCAAAGAGGACAAGCTTGGACTCGATGCGATCTACATTCAGGCCAAGCGATGGGAGGGGACTGTCGGTCGGCCTGAAATCCAGAAGTTCGCTGGAGCCCTTCAAGGGCAAAGAGCGACCAAAGGGGTCTTCATCACCACTTCAAATTTCAGCCGAGAAGCGGAAGAGTACGCCAGCATCATCAACACGAAGATCATTCTGCTGGACGGCGAACGCCTTGCCACGCTGATGGTGGATCACAATGTCGGCGTGTCGATGCTCGGTGTCTATGAGTTGAAGAAAGTGGACTCCGACTATTTCGAAGGCGACTAG
- a CDS encoding AI-2E family transporter, whose amino-acid sequence MIDQVAEKVVRRVILGLLLGGLLLLSYAVLHMFIVPVAWAVIIAYATWPAFRRLRAGLRRYPTLSALLMTLLLSAAFVLPALWIGMLLRTEVGVAIAAVTTQIREGAFVLPDFIRTLPWIGDDLQAMVGELTRDPEALRAQLTEWVREGSNLVVALIGDVGRNAAKLGFALITVFFLYRDGERVLEQVVAVLRRFLGERLDSYLAAVGGMTKAVVWGLIATAIGQGIVAGLGYWWAGVPAPVLMGAITAVIAMIPFGTPFAWGSIGVWLLMSGQTVEGVGLLLWGTLVVSWVDNLVRPLVISNATRIPFLLVMFGVLGGLAAFGLVGLFLGPVVLAVLMAVWREWLEESELDRLAPPR is encoded by the coding sequence ATGATCGACCAGGTCGCGGAAAAGGTCGTCCGCCGCGTCATCCTCGGCTTGCTGCTCGGCGGCCTGCTGCTGCTGAGCTATGCGGTGCTGCACATGTTCATCGTCCCGGTGGCGTGGGCGGTGATCATCGCCTATGCGACCTGGCCGGCTTTCCGCCGCCTGCGCGCCGGGCTGCGCCGCTACCCGACGCTGAGTGCGCTGCTGATGACGCTGCTGTTGAGTGCCGCCTTCGTGCTGCCGGCGCTGTGGATCGGCATGTTGCTGCGCACCGAGGTCGGGGTGGCGATCGCCGCGGTCACGACGCAGATCCGCGAGGGTGCCTTCGTGCTGCCGGACTTCATCCGCACGCTGCCGTGGATCGGCGACGACCTGCAGGCGATGGTGGGCGAGCTCACCCGCGACCCCGAGGCGCTGCGCGCCCAGCTCACCGAATGGGTGCGCGAGGGCAGCAACCTGGTGGTGGCGCTGATCGGCGACGTCGGGCGCAACGCCGCCAAGCTCGGCTTCGCGCTGATCACGGTGTTCTTCCTGTATCGCGACGGCGAGCGCGTCCTCGAGCAGGTGGTGGCGGTGCTGCGCCGCTTCCTCGGCGAGCGGCTCGACTCCTACCTCGCCGCGGTGGGCGGCATGACCAAGGCGGTCGTGTGGGGGCTGATCGCGACCGCGATCGGGCAGGGTATCGTCGCCGGGCTGGGGTACTGGTGGGCGGGGGTGCCGGCGCCGGTGCTGATGGGCGCGATCACCGCGGTGATCGCGATGATTCCTTTCGGTACCCCGTTCGCGTGGGGATCGATCGGGGTGTGGTTGCTGATGAGCGGGCAGACCGTCGAGGGCGTCGGCCTCTTGCTGTGGGGCACGCTGGTGGTGAGCTGGGTCGATAACCTCGTCCGCCCGCTGGTGATCAGCAACGCCACCCGCATCCCCTTCCTGCTGGTGATGTTCGGCGTGCTCGGCGGGCTGGCGGCATTCGGACTGGTCGGCCTGTTCCTCGGCCCGGTGGTGCTGGCGGTGCTGATGGCGGTGTGGCGCGAGTGGCTGGAGGAGTCCGAACTCGACCGTCTCGCGCCGCCGCGCTGA
- a CDS encoding hemolysin family protein, translating to MEIVFLIALIVLNGVFAMSEIALVTARRARLARLAEEGDSSAEVAIKLGEDPTRFLSTIQIGITSIGILNGIVGEAALAGPLAEWLQTLGMERRTSEVGSTVLVVVVITYVSIVVGELVPKRIGQINPEGIARLVARPMNVLSIASRPFVHLLAGSTALLLRLMGQRELGGPSVTEEEIHAMLVEGSEAGVIEKSEHDMVRNVFRLDDRQIASLMVPRSDIVALDLVRPLEENLELVASSSYSSFPVCRGGLDEILGIVSAKKIFTQMLREEPIDLTGNLQPAVYVPESLTGMELLDQFRASGTYTVFVIDEYGEVQGMVTLHDVIESVTGEFLPHDTEEAWAVQREDGSWLLDGLIPIVELKDRLGIKAVPEEEKGRYHTLSGMVMWLLGRLPNTGDVATWESWRLEVVDLDGKRIDKVLATRLPDAAEAVGAEQEAASGEPDGEA from the coding sequence ATGGAAATCGTCTTTCTGATCGCACTCATCGTGCTCAACGGTGTCTTCGCCATGTCCGAGATCGCGCTCGTCACCGCGCGCCGGGCGCGGCTCGCGCGGCTTGCCGAGGAGGGCGACAGCTCGGCCGAGGTGGCGATCAAGCTCGGCGAGGATCCGACCCGCTTCCTGTCCACGATCCAGATCGGCATCACCTCGATCGGCATCCTCAACGGTATCGTCGGCGAGGCGGCCCTCGCGGGCCCGCTTGCGGAGTGGCTGCAGACCCTGGGCATGGAGCGGCGCACCAGCGAGGTCGGCTCGACCGTGCTGGTGGTCGTGGTGATCACCTACGTGTCGATCGTGGTCGGCGAGCTCGTCCCCAAGCGCATCGGTCAGATCAACCCGGAAGGCATTGCCCGCCTGGTGGCGCGGCCGATGAACGTGCTGTCGATCGCCTCGCGCCCCTTCGTGCATCTGCTGGCCGGCTCGACCGCGCTGCTGCTGCGCCTGATGGGCCAGCGCGAGCTGGGCGGGCCGAGCGTGACCGAGGAGGAGATCCACGCCATGCTGGTCGAGGGCTCCGAGGCGGGCGTGATAGAGAAGAGCGAGCACGACATGGTGCGCAACGTGTTCCGCCTCGACGACCGCCAGATCGCCTCGCTGATGGTGCCGCGCTCGGACATCGTCGCGCTCGACCTCGTCCGGCCGCTGGAGGAGAACCTCGAGCTGGTGGCGTCCTCGTCCTATTCCAGCTTCCCCGTGTGCCGCGGCGGGCTCGACGAGATCCTCGGCATCGTCAGCGCCAAGAAGATCTTCACCCAGATGCTGCGCGAGGAACCGATCGACCTCACCGGGAACCTGCAGCCGGCCGTGTACGTGCCGGAATCGCTGACCGGGATGGAGCTGCTCGACCAGTTCCGCGCCTCGGGCACCTACACGGTGTTCGTGATCGACGAGTACGGCGAGGTGCAGGGCATGGTCACGCTGCACGACGTGATCGAGTCGGTGACCGGCGAGTTCCTGCCGCACGACACCGAGGAGGCGTGGGCGGTGCAGCGCGAGGATGGCTCGTGGCTGCTCGATGGCCTGATCCCGATCGTCGAACTCAAGGACCGCTTGGGCATCAAGGCGGTGCCGGAAGAGGAGAAGGGCCGCTACCACACCCTGTCGGGGATGGTGATGTGGCTGCTTGGCCGCCTGCCCAACACCGGCGACGTCGCCACCTGGGAGAGCTGGCGGCTGGAGGTCGTCGACCTCGATGGCAAGCGCATAGACAAGGTGCTGGCCACCCGTCTGCCCGATGCGGCGGAGGCGGTCGGTGCCGAGCAGGAGGCGGCCTCCGGCGAGCCGGACGGCGAGGCATGA
- a CDS encoding ParA family protein, giving the protein MRRVVFNQKGGVGKSTITCNLAAISAQKGKRTLVVDLDPQGNSTQYLLGASGEDLEATLADFFDQTLNFKLNPRDTAEFVVATPFEGLHVMPSHPQLEELQSKLESRYKIYKLRDALEELAEDFDCVYIDTPPALNFFTRSALIAADACLIPFDCDEFSRKALYSLLENVQEIKSDHNRKLAVEGIVVNQFQPRASLPQKMVQDLIKEGLPVLEPYLSASVKIRESHEQAKPMIHLDPKHKLSQEFVALHDTLARKYGT; this is encoded by the coding sequence ATGCGGCGAGTGGTGTTCAATCAGAAGGGCGGCGTCGGCAAATCGACGATCACCTGCAACCTGGCAGCGATCAGCGCCCAAAAGGGCAAGCGCACCCTCGTCGTCGACCTCGATCCGCAGGGCAACTCCACCCAGTACCTGCTCGGCGCCAGCGGCGAGGACCTCGAGGCAACGCTCGCCGACTTCTTCGACCAGACGCTGAACTTCAAGCTCAACCCGCGCGACACCGCGGAATTCGTCGTCGCCACGCCCTTCGAGGGTCTGCACGTGATGCCCTCGCACCCGCAGCTCGAGGAGCTGCAGTCCAAGCTCGAATCGCGCTACAAGATCTACAAGCTGCGCGACGCGCTGGAAGAGCTCGCGGAAGACTTCGACTGCGTGTACATCGACACTCCGCCGGCGCTGAACTTCTTCACCCGTTCGGCGCTGATCGCCGCCGACGCCTGCCTGATCCCCTTCGACTGCGACGAGTTCTCGCGCAAGGCGCTGTACTCGCTGCTCGAGAACGTGCAGGAGATCAAGTCCGACCACAACCGCAAGCTCGCCGTCGAGGGCATCGTGGTCAACCAGTTCCAGCCGCGCGCCAGCCTGCCGCAGAAGATGGTGCAGGATCTGATCAAGGAAGGCCTGCCGGTGCTCGAGCCCTACCTGTCCGCCTCGGTGAAGATCAGGGAATCGCACGAGCAGGCCAAGCCGATGATCCACCTCGACCCGAAGCACAAGCTGTCGCAGGAGTTCGTCGCCCTGCACGACACGCTGGCGCGCAAGTACGGTACCTGA
- the alaS gene encoding alanine--tRNA ligase — translation MKSAEIREAFLKFFESKGHQIVASSSLVPHEDPTLLFTNAGMNQFKDVFLGFDKRPYTRATTSQKCVRAGGKHNDLENVGYTARHHTFFEMLGNFSFGDYFKRDAISYAWELLTEVFKLPKDKLWVTVYAEDDEAYDIWTKEVGVPAERVIRIGDNKGARYASDNFWMMGDTGPCGPCTEIFYDHGPHIWGGPPGSPEEDGDRYIEIWNNVFMQFNRDEQGVMHPLPKPSVDTGMGLERISAVLQHVHANYEIDLFQALIRAAARETSGADMDSPSLKVLADHIRACSFLIADGVIPGNEGRGYVLRRIIRRAIRHGYKLGARAAFFHRMVPDLVAEMGAAYPELKDGERRIMDVLRQEEERFFATIENGMAIVESELAAMEAAGKKVFDGDTAFKLHDTFGFPLDLTADICREREVTVDAVAFDAAMARQKEQARAAGKFKMAANLEYDGPETTFHGYTMLEEKGNILALYKDGAPVNELLEGEMGVVVLDHTPFYAESGGQVGDRGELRAAAGIFGVEDTQKIQAAVFGHHGVVRTGKLSVGQGVVARVDVAARAATARNHSVTHLMHKALREVLGTHVQQKGSLVDPDKTRFDFAHTAPMSAEEIREVEEIVNREILANTDTKAELMALEAAQKTGAMMLFGEKYGDEVRVLSIGSTQELCGGTHVARTGDIGLFKIVSEGGVAAGVRRVEAITGENALRYAQEQERRVQGMSALLKVQPDEVAERVAGILDNVRALEKELARLKAKLAASQGDELVSQAVEVGGIKVLAALLEGADVPTLRDTMDKLKDKLKSAAIVLASVAEGKVSLIAGVTADQTAKVKAGELVNFVAQQVGGKGGGRPDMAQAGGTQPENLPAALAGVKEWVAGKL, via the coding sequence ATGAAATCCGCCGAAATCCGCGAAGCCTTCCTGAAGTTCTTCGAATCCAAGGGCCACCAGATCGTGGCCTCCAGCTCGCTCGTGCCGCACGAGGACCCGACGCTGCTGTTCACCAACGCTGGCATGAACCAGTTCAAGGACGTGTTCCTCGGCTTCGACAAGCGGCCCTACACGCGCGCCACCACCTCGCAGAAGTGCGTGCGCGCCGGCGGCAAGCACAACGACCTCGAGAACGTCGGCTACACCGCGCGCCACCATACCTTCTTCGAGATGCTGGGCAACTTCAGCTTCGGCGACTACTTCAAGCGCGACGCCATCTCGTACGCCTGGGAGCTGCTCACCGAGGTCTTCAAGCTGCCCAAGGACAAGCTGTGGGTCACGGTGTATGCCGAGGACGACGAGGCCTACGACATCTGGACGAAGGAAGTCGGCGTGCCCGCCGAGCGCGTGATCCGCATCGGCGACAACAAGGGCGCGCGCTACGCCTCGGACAACTTCTGGATGATGGGCGACACCGGCCCCTGCGGCCCGTGCACCGAGATCTTCTACGACCACGGCCCGCACATCTGGGGTGGCCCTCCGGGATCGCCCGAGGAAGACGGCGACCGCTACATCGAGATCTGGAACAACGTGTTCATGCAGTTCAACCGTGACGAGCAGGGCGTGATGCATCCGCTGCCCAAGCCCTCGGTCGACACCGGCATGGGCCTGGAACGCATCTCGGCGGTGCTGCAGCACGTGCACGCCAACTACGAGATCGACCTGTTCCAGGCGCTGATCAGGGCCGCGGCGCGCGAGACCTCCGGCGCCGACATGGACTCGCCCTCGCTGAAGGTGCTGGCCGACCACATCCGCGCCTGCTCCTTCCTGATCGCCGACGGCGTGATCCCGGGCAACGAGGGTCGCGGCTACGTGCTGCGCCGCATCATCCGCCGCGCCATCCGCCACGGCTACAAGCTGGGTGCGCGCGCCGCCTTCTTCCACAGGATGGTGCCGGACCTGGTGGCCGAGATGGGCGCTGCCTATCCCGAGCTCAAGGACGGCGAGCGCCGCATCATGGACGTGCTGCGCCAGGAGGAAGAGCGCTTCTTCGCCACCATCGAGAACGGCATGGCCATCGTCGAGTCCGAGCTCGCCGCGATGGAAGCCGCGGGCAAGAAGGTCTTCGACGGCGACACCGCCTTCAAGCTGCACGACACCTTCGGCTTCCCGCTCGACCTCACCGCCGACATCTGCCGCGAGCGCGAGGTCACCGTCGATGCCGTCGCCTTCGATGCCGCGATGGCGCGCCAGAAGGAGCAGGCGCGCGCCGCCGGCAAGTTCAAGATGGCGGCCAACCTGGAATACGACGGCCCAGAGACCACCTTCCACGGCTACACGATGCTGGAGGAGAAAGGCAACATCCTCGCGCTGTACAAGGACGGCGCCCCAGTCAATGAGCTGCTCGAGGGCGAGATGGGTGTGGTCGTGCTCGACCACACCCCCTTCTATGCCGAATCCGGCGGCCAGGTTGGCGACCGCGGTGAACTGCGCGCTGCGGCCGGCATCTTCGGGGTGGAGGACACGCAGAAGATCCAGGCCGCGGTGTTCGGCCACCACGGTGTGGTGCGCACCGGCAAGCTCTCCGTGGGGCAGGGCGTGGTCGCCCGGGTCGATGTTGCCGCCCGCGCCGCCACCGCGCGCAACCACTCGGTCACCCACCTCATGCACAAGGCGCTGCGCGAGGTGCTCGGCACCCACGTGCAGCAGAAGGGCTCGCTGGTCGACCCCGACAAGACCCGCTTCGACTTCGCCCACACCGCGCCGATGAGCGCCGAGGAGATCCGCGAGGTCGAGGAGATCGTCAACCGCGAGATCCTTGCCAACACGGATACCAAGGCCGAGTTGATGGCCCTGGAGGCGGCGCAGAAGACCGGCGCGATGATGCTGTTCGGCGAGAAGTACGGCGACGAGGTGCGCGTGCTGTCCATCGGCAGCACCCAGGAACTCTGCGGCGGCACCCATGTGGCACGCACCGGCGACATCGGCCTGTTCAAGATCGTGTCCGAAGGCGGCGTCGCCGCCGGCGTCCGCCGCGTCGAGGCGATCACCGGCGAGAACGCGCTGCGCTACGCACAGGAGCAGGAGCGCCGCGTGCAGGGCATGTCCGCGCTGCTCAAGGTCCAGCCCGACGAGGTCGCCGAGCGCGTCGCCGGCATCCTCGACAACGTGCGCGCGCTGGAGAAGGAGCTCGCCCGCCTCAAGGCCAAGCTCGCCGCCAGCCAGGGCGACGAGCTGGTGAGCCAGGCGGTCGAGGTCGGTGGCATCAAGGTGCTCGCAGCGCTGCTCGAAGGCGCCGACGTGCCCACCCTGCGCGACACCATGGACAAGCTCAAGGACAAGCTCAAGTCGGCCGCGATCGTGCTGGCGAGCGTGGCCGAGGGCAAGGTCAGTCTGATCGCCGGCGTCACCGCCGACCAGACCGCCAAGGTCAAGGCCGGCGAGCTGGTGAACTTCGTCGCCCAGCAGGTCGGCGGCAAGGGCGGCGGCCGCCCCGACATGGCCCAGGCCGGCGGCACCCAGCCGGAGAACCTGCCGGCGGCGCTGGCGGGGGTCAAGGAGTGGGTCGCCGGGAAGCTGTAA
- a CDS encoding ion transporter has translation MTASLQRLVESAAFQRFVIIVIVINAITLGLETSSAAMATAGGVLLALDRAALAVFVVELALKLFVYRLRFFRSGWNVFDFTIVAITLAPTGEGLQVLRSLRILRALRLVSVVPSMRKVVSALLRAIPGMGSVITLLLLVFYVAAVMTTKLFGASFPEWFGSIGASFYTLFQVMTLESWSMGIARPVMEAYPYAWIFFVLFILLTTFAVLNLFIAIVVDSMSAVEHEEQEQTRELVSVDHDAVLTELRAIRAELAELRHAGDGPPPGA, from the coding sequence ATGACCGCAAGTCTTCAACGCCTCGTCGAATCTGCCGCCTTCCAGCGCTTCGTCATCATCGTGATCGTCATCAACGCGATCACCCTCGGCCTCGAGACCTCGTCCGCCGCCATGGCGACGGCCGGCGGCGTGCTGCTCGCGCTCGACCGCGCCGCGCTCGCGGTGTTCGTGGTCGAGCTCGCGCTCAAGCTCTTCGTCTATCGCCTGCGCTTCTTCCGCAGCGGCTGGAACGTGTTCGACTTCACCATCGTCGCGATCACGCTCGCCCCCACCGGCGAGGGCCTGCAGGTGCTGCGCTCGCTGCGCATCCTGCGCGCGCTGCGCCTGGTGTCGGTGGTGCCGTCGATGCGCAAGGTGGTGAGCGCGCTGCTCAGGGCCATCCCCGGCATGGGCTCGGTGATCACCCTGCTGCTGCTCGTGTTCTACGTCGCCGCGGTGATGACGACCAAGCTCTTCGGCGCCAGCTTCCCGGAGTGGTTCGGCAGCATCGGCGCCTCGTTCTACACCCTGTTCCAGGTCATGACCCTGGAGTCGTGGTCGATGGGCATCGCCCGCCCGGTCATGGAGGCCTACCCTTACGCGTGGATCTTCTTCGTGCTGTTCATCCTGCTGACCACCTTCGCGGTGCTCAACCTCTTCATCGCCATCGTCGTCGACTCGATGAGCGCGGTGGAGCACGAGGAGCAGGAGCAGACCCGGGAGCTGGTCAGTGTCGACCACGATGCAGTGCTCACCGAACTGCGCGCGATCCGCGCCGAGCTGGCAGAACTGCGGCACGCCGGCGACGGGCCCCCGCCGGGCGCATGA
- a CDS encoding TerC family protein: MESIGTWWMWAAFAAIVVTMLLVDLFAFGGGKQHRVSLKEAAGWSLAWVTVAMLFAAGLWWYLDGTLGRAVANEQTTAFVTGYLVEKSLAVDNVFVWMMIFSFFAVPLELQRRVLLYGIVGAIALRTIMIFAGSWLISEFHWLLYVFGAFLIVTGIKMAWFSEHDPDLETNPLIRWIRNHYPVTEKLEGERFFVMRNGVRMMTPLFLALVLVEISDVIFAVDSIPAIFAITTDPFIVLTSNLFAILGLRAMYFLLADLGDRFELLKYGLAAILVFIGTKMLIVEWFKIPVLVSLSVVATILACSVFASLWYSARKTREAAPTRTS, from the coding sequence ATGGAATCGATCGGAACGTGGTGGATGTGGGCGGCCTTTGCCGCCATCGTGGTAACGATGCTGCTGGTGGACCTGTTCGCCTTCGGCGGCGGCAAGCAGCACCGGGTGTCCCTGAAGGAAGCGGCGGGCTGGTCGCTCGCCTGGGTCACGGTGGCGATGCTGTTCGCCGCCGGGCTGTGGTGGTACCTGGACGGCACGCTCGGGCGTGCAGTCGCCAACGAGCAGACGACCGCCTTCGTCACCGGCTACCTGGTCGAGAAATCGCTCGCGGTCGACAACGTCTTCGTGTGGATGATGATCTTCAGCTTCTTTGCGGTTCCGCTGGAGCTGCAGCGCCGCGTGCTGCTGTACGGCATCGTCGGCGCGATCGCGCTGCGCACGATCATGATCTTCGCCGGCAGTTGGCTGATCAGCGAGTTCCACTGGCTGCTCTACGTCTTCGGCGCCTTCCTGATCGTCACCGGCATCAAGATGGCGTGGTTCTCCGAGCACGACCCGGACCTGGAGACGAACCCCCTCATCCGCTGGATCCGCAACCACTACCCGGTCACAGAGAAGCTCGAAGGCGAGCGCTTCTTCGTGATGCGTAACGGCGTACGCATGATGACGCCGCTCTTCCTCGCCCTGGTGCTGGTCGAGATCTCCGACGTGATCTTCGCGGTCGACAGCATCCCGGCGATCTTCGCCATCACCACCGACCCCTTCATCGTGCTGACCTCGAACCTGTTCGCCATCCTCGGCCTGCGCGCGATGTACTTCCTGCTCGCCGACCTCGGCGACCGCTTCGAGCTGCTCAAGTACGGCCTGGCGGCGATCCTGGTCTTCATCGGCACCAAGATGCTGATCGTCGAGTGGTTCAAGATCCCGGTGCTGGTGTCGTTGTCGGTGGTGGCCACCATCCTCGCGTGCTCGGTGTTCGCAAGCCTGTGGTACTCCGCGCGCAAGACCAGGGAAGCCGCCCCGACCCGCACGAGCTGA
- a CDS encoding FKBP-type peptidyl-prolyl cis-trans isomerase: MPSGVSVEIWRQGDGSRSPTLADVVRVHYQGTLADGKEFDSSYGRGRPAELPLEALIPCWKEVLQQMSPGGAVRIVCPPETAYGSRGVAGKIPPDSTLNFVIELLEVKR; encoded by the coding sequence TTGCCTTCGGGCGTCAGCGTCGAAATCTGGCGCCAGGGCGACGGCTCGCGCTCGCCGACGCTGGCCGACGTCGTGCGCGTGCATTACCAGGGCACGCTCGCCGACGGCAAGGAGTTCGACAGCTCCTACGGCCGCGGGCGGCCGGCGGAGCTGCCGCTGGAGGCGCTGATTCCGTGCTGGAAGGAAGTGCTGCAGCAGATGTCGCCGGGCGGCGCGGTGCGCATCGTGTGCCCGCCGGAAACGGCCTACGGCAGTCGCGGCGTGGCTGGGAAGATTCCGCCCGACAGCACGCTCAACTTCGTCATCGAGCTGCTCGAAGTGAAGCGCTGA